In Hemitrygon akajei chromosome 12, sHemAka1.3, whole genome shotgun sequence, a single window of DNA contains:
- the LOC140737275 gene encoding uncharacterized protein gives MDMGEFIENPTLEVATKSDLINTAKGLNLAEVRLSMKKREVRRAITQYYIEKNVFAAEVLENIPEKVPASGMAQLELEKLRLEREIKLKQLEAAEKETARAEKQWEHELQLKELEQDRAEKEREHVLQLKELEQDRAEKEREHVLQLKELEQDRAEKEREHVLQLKELEVKREQDRAEKEREHELQLKELEQDRAEKEREHELQLKELEQDRAEKEREHVLQLKELEQDRAEKEREHVLQLKELEQDRAEKEREHELQLKELEQDRAEKEREHVLQLKELEQDRAEKEREHVLQLKELEQDRAEKEREHVLQLKELEVKREQDRAEKEREHEIQLKQLEAAEKERERAEKEKERAEKERETEKQRKHDLEMEKLRQERRDQGSDREERFNVSRELRLVPPFEETDVDSYFLLFEKVAVNQKWPKEQWVALLQSVLKGKAQRAYTALSMEEEEAESYDQVKAAILWTYELVPEAYKQKLINLKGGIRRIPSLPMRRVCSWTVGVPQKQWKRIFGISGS, from the exons atggacatgggtgaatttatagaaaacccgactctggaggtggccaccaaatcagacttgataaatacggcgaaggggttaaacctcgcagaggtgaggttgtcaatgaaaaagcgggaggtgcgaagggccataactcagtattatattgagaagaatgtgtttgcagctgaggtattggaaaatatccctgagaAGGTACCAGCCagtgggatggctcagttagagttggagaaattaaggttggaacgtgaaattaaattaaagcagctggaagcagctgaaaaagagacaGCAAGAGCCGAGAAGCaatgggagcatgagctccagctaaaggagttagagcaggacagggctgagaaagaaagggagcatgtgctccagctaaaggagttagagcaggacagggctgagaaagaaagggagcatgtgctccagctaaaggagttagag caggacagggctgagaaagaaagggagcatgtgctccagctaaaggagttggaggtgaaaagagagcaggacagggctgagaaagaaagggagcatgagctccagctaaaggagttagagcaggacagggctgagaaagaaagggagcatgagctccagctaaaggagttagagcaggacagggctgagaaagaaagggagcatgtgctccagctaaaggagttagagcaggacagggctgagaaagaaagggagcatgtgctccagctaaaggagttagagcaggaccgggctgagaaagaaagggagcatgagctccagctaaaggagttagagcaggacagggctgagaaagaaagggagcatgtgctccagctaaaggagttagagcaggacagggctgagaaagaaagggagcatgtgctccagctaaaggagttagagcaggacagggctgagaaagaaagggagcatgtgctccagctaaaggagttggaggtgaaaagagagcaggacagggctgagaaagaaagggagcatgaaattcagttaaaacagctggaagcagctgaaaaagagagggagagagctgagaaagaaaaggaaagagccgagaaggagagggagacagagaaacagaggaaacatgacttggagatggagaagttaaggcaagagcgaagagatcaagggtcagaccgagaggagcggtttaatgttagtcgggagttgaggttagtacctccgttcgaggagacggatgttgatagttatttcttgctttttgaaaaggtggcagtgaatcagaagtggcccaaagagcagtgggtggcgttgttacaaagtgtgttaaaagggaaggcacaacgagcatatacggcgttgtccatggaggaggaagaggcggagagTTATGACCAAGTAAAAGCGGCCATTCTCTGGActtatgaattggtacctgaagcatataaacaaaagttaataaatttaaagggtggaatcagacgtataccgagtttgcctatgagaagggtgtgctcttggaccgttggtgtaccgcagaaacagtggaagaggatttttggcatctcagggagttaa